One Microbispora sp. ZYX-F-249 genomic window carries:
- a CDS encoding SDR family oxidoreductase: MADTTAPISRFDYDKVAIVTGADSGIGRATAVTLAAHGFDVGVTCHRDEKGARETAGQVVEQGRRAAVRRHDLTDPVAAAAVVDELADELGGLGVLVNNAGTGTAEPLLEIGYDRWRSVLAVDLDGPFLCSQRAARRMIERGAGGRIINVTSVHEDYPRLGAGPYCAAKGGLRMLSRTLALELARHGITVNTIAPGEIATPMTGQEDRPPEPGTRPGYPLGRPGDAREVAAVIAFLAGPASSYVTGASLFVDGGLGLMGPQAAGDIDKDIWSSG, from the coding sequence CCGATCTCGCGCTTCGACTACGACAAGGTGGCGATCGTCACCGGAGCCGACTCGGGCATCGGGCGGGCGACGGCGGTGACGCTCGCCGCCCACGGCTTCGACGTCGGCGTCACCTGTCACCGGGACGAGAAGGGCGCGCGGGAGACGGCCGGCCAGGTCGTGGAGCAGGGACGCCGCGCGGCCGTGCGGCGGCACGACCTGACCGACCCGGTGGCCGCGGCGGCCGTGGTCGACGAGCTCGCCGACGAGCTGGGCGGCCTCGGCGTGCTGGTGAACAACGCGGGCACCGGCACGGCCGAGCCGCTTCTGGAGATCGGTTACGACCGGTGGCGGTCGGTCCTCGCGGTCGACCTCGACGGGCCGTTCCTGTGCTCGCAGCGCGCCGCGCGCCGGATGATCGAACGCGGCGCGGGCGGGCGGATCATCAACGTGACCAGCGTCCACGAGGACTATCCCCGCCTCGGGGCCGGGCCGTACTGCGCGGCGAAGGGCGGCCTGCGCATGCTCAGCCGCACGCTCGCCCTGGAGCTGGCCAGGCACGGCATCACGGTCAACACGATCGCACCGGGAGAGATCGCGACCCCGATGACCGGCCAGGAGGACCGGCCGCCGGAGCCGGGCACCCGGCCCGGCTACCCCCTGGGCCGCCCCGGGGACGCCCGCGAGGTCGCCGCCGTGATCGCCTTCCTGGCCGGCCCGGCCTCGTCGTACGTCACCGGTGCGTCGCTGTTCGTGGACGGCGGGCTCGGCCTGATGGGCCCGCAGGCCGCCGGCGACATCGACAAGGACATCTGGTCCTCCGGCTGA